A window of the Cystobacter fuscus genome harbors these coding sequences:
- a CDS encoding chemotaxis protein CheA, translated as MELDRERLLATFAEESGELLTEMEEILVSLEEHPDQERLRSIFRAAHSVKGAAGALGFSGMTDVAHVLEDVLETLLERRLPVSDEHVTLLLAAVDRLRELLRAVLEGRERPAEEDAGLVARLRDCCESLRRQESRRGVYARPEESAVEVGGRRGRTLRVDVEKLDRIAILTGELAIARTRLAQVLSTGTAEEAQEVHCEADRLHEELQEEVMRVRMVPVGPLFRQHLRTVRDLTRVERKWARLVLEGEDVEVDTALVEGLREPLLHLVRNAVDHGLETPEERRAAGKEACGTLVLRAFHEPGSLVVELSDDGRGLRYARLREKAHELGMDPGRMTVEELEELVFLPGLSTAEAVTEVSGRGVGMDVVRRSVEALRGLVSLHSEEGKGTTVTLRVPLTLASIQGFSVGVGEETYVLPLAAVRECLELPADRHGQSGAGLLSLRGRSLPYLRLREVLGVDGPVSARESVVVLGHGGSRAGLVVDALYGEGPCVLKPLGRLFRHLPGVSGSTILGSGRVGLVLDVPTLLRTAIRQRAAMG; from the coding sequence TTGGAACTGGATCGCGAGCGGCTGCTCGCCACCTTCGCGGAGGAGTCGGGAGAGCTCCTCACCGAAATGGAGGAGATTCTCGTCTCGCTGGAGGAGCACCCGGACCAGGAGCGGCTGCGGTCCATCTTCCGGGCCGCGCACTCGGTGAAGGGGGCGGCGGGTGCGCTGGGCTTCTCCGGAATGACGGACGTGGCGCACGTGCTGGAGGACGTGCTGGAGACGCTGCTGGAGCGGCGTCTGCCGGTGTCCGACGAGCACGTGACGCTGCTGCTGGCGGCGGTGGACCGGCTGCGGGAGCTGTTGCGGGCGGTGCTGGAGGGTCGGGAGCGGCCGGCGGAGGAGGACGCGGGGCTGGTGGCGCGGCTGCGGGACTGCTGCGAGTCCTTGCGTCGGCAGGAGTCTCGTCGGGGGGTGTACGCCCGGCCGGAGGAATCGGCGGTGGAGGTGGGTGGGCGGCGCGGGCGCACGCTGCGCGTGGACGTGGAGAAGTTGGATCGCATCGCCATCCTGACGGGAGAGCTGGCCATCGCTCGCACGCGGCTGGCGCAGGTGCTGAGCACGGGCACGGCCGAGGAGGCCCAGGAGGTGCACTGCGAGGCGGACCGCCTCCACGAGGAGTTGCAGGAAGAGGTGATGCGGGTGCGGATGGTGCCGGTGGGCCCGCTGTTCCGGCAGCACCTGCGCACGGTGCGCGACCTGACGCGCGTGGAGCGCAAGTGGGCGCGGCTGGTGTTGGAGGGCGAGGACGTGGAGGTGGACACGGCGCTGGTGGAGGGCTTGCGCGAGCCCCTGCTGCACCTGGTGCGCAACGCGGTGGACCACGGGCTGGAGACGCCGGAGGAGCGGCGGGCGGCGGGGAAGGAGGCGTGCGGCACGCTGGTGCTGAGGGCCTTCCATGAGCCGGGCTCGCTGGTGGTGGAGCTGTCCGATGATGGCCGGGGTCTGCGCTACGCGCGGCTGCGGGAGAAGGCGCACGAGCTGGGGATGGATCCCGGGCGGATGACGGTGGAGGAGCTGGAGGAGCTCGTCTTCCTGCCGGGACTGTCCACGGCGGAGGCGGTGACGGAGGTCTCCGGGCGCGGGGTGGGCATGGACGTGGTGCGCAGGAGCGTGGAGGCGCTGCGGGGCCTGGTGTCGTTGCACAGTGAGGAGGGGAAGGGCACCACGGTGACGCTGCGGGTGCCGCTGACGCTGGCCTCCATCCAGGGCTTCTCGGTGGGCGTGGGCGAGGAGACGTACGTGTTGCCGCTGGCGGCGGTGCGCGAGTGCCTGGAGTTGCCCGCGGATCGCCACGGGCAGTCCGGTGCCGGCCTGTTGAGTCTGCGAGGCCGTTCGCTGCCCTACCTGCGGCTGCGCGAGGTGCTGGGGGTGGACGGCCCCGTGTCGGCCCGGGAGAGCGTTGTCGTGCTGGGCCACGGTGGGAGCCGGGCGGGCCTGGTGGTGGACGCGCTGTATGGCGAGGGCCCGTGTGTCCTCAAGCCGCTGGGCCGGCTCTTCCGCCACCTGCCCGGCGTGTCCGGCTCCACCATTCTCGGCAGTGGTCGCGTGGGGCTCGTCCTGGACGTGCCCACCCTGTTGCGCACCGCCATCCGCCAGCGGGCCGCCATGGGCTGA
- a CDS encoding serine/threonine-protein kinase, with protein MPPSDPPGSAAPLGTQLLAEHFRADAIAREAAVSRFISRVSCIFIVSTLGLGAFIGWPRSLSVAGLCAFFAVYYGGVSRMLRRGWFHPAVHWVNIGLETTTGAFLFVCDTLFANAEQALANPMSVLWSATIVLAALRGRRNLALFAGGLVAAQTLLLYFLLAWPRLVEPVPLMFTPPLVVLRAAYYFVIGWLAALVAGYLTHRAEEALHAVREQDLLGKYFLHERLGVGGMAEVFRATYSPEGGFEKAVAIKRILPAYAEDEDFVTLFRREAELGSLLNHSNIVQVLDVGRFRDTYFMAMEYIEGVSLRELLKSHGPLPLAVVAYLGAELGEALDYVHRRTSSEGLPLNLVHRDVNPPNILLSRIGEVKLGDFGVARAAIHVRLTRADRVRGKLGYLAPEQARGQAFDGRADLFALGLTLHEALTGQRVFQGEDASDMVRGAPPPFLVPPSAHRPEVPPALDAAIMELLRWQVADRTDRGQRLREQLCALTGASAPLPHGQRELGRLVQEALARKAGLVPVRNTEQETRVEHLSSPASSEAPTAVLPGGDPLAECPVSHGIKDGIGR; from the coding sequence ATGCCTCCCTCCGACCCTCCGGGCAGCGCGGCGCCGCTCGGCACACAACTGCTCGCCGAGCACTTCCGGGCGGACGCCATCGCCCGTGAAGCCGCGGTGAGCCGGTTCATCAGCCGGGTGTCCTGCATCTTCATCGTCTCCACGCTGGGGCTGGGCGCGTTCATCGGCTGGCCCCGCTCCCTGTCCGTCGCGGGCCTGTGTGCCTTCTTCGCCGTCTACTACGGGGGGGTCTCCCGGATGCTGCGGCGAGGCTGGTTCCACCCCGCCGTCCACTGGGTCAACATCGGCCTGGAGACCACCACCGGGGCGTTCCTCTTCGTCTGCGACACCCTCTTCGCCAATGCGGAGCAGGCCCTGGCCAACCCCATGTCCGTGCTCTGGAGCGCGACCATCGTGCTCGCGGCCCTGCGGGGCAGGCGCAACCTGGCCCTCTTCGCCGGCGGCCTCGTGGCCGCCCAGACGCTGCTGCTCTACTTCCTGCTGGCCTGGCCCCGGCTCGTGGAGCCCGTTCCGCTGATGTTCACGCCGCCGCTCGTGGTGCTCCGGGCCGCCTACTACTTCGTCATCGGATGGCTGGCGGCGCTCGTGGCCGGCTACCTCACGCACAGGGCCGAAGAGGCGCTGCACGCCGTGCGAGAGCAGGATCTGCTGGGCAAGTACTTCCTCCACGAGCGGCTGGGGGTGGGTGGCATGGCCGAGGTGTTCCGCGCCACCTACAGCCCCGAGGGTGGCTTCGAGAAGGCGGTGGCCATCAAGCGCATCCTCCCGGCCTACGCCGAGGACGAGGACTTCGTGACGCTGTTCCGCCGGGAGGCGGAGCTGGGCTCGCTGCTCAATCACTCCAACATCGTCCAGGTGCTCGACGTGGGCCGGTTCCGGGACACCTACTTCATGGCCATGGAGTACATCGAGGGTGTGTCCCTGCGCGAGCTGCTCAAGAGCCACGGGCCACTGCCGCTGGCGGTGGTGGCGTACCTCGGGGCCGAGCTGGGCGAGGCGCTCGACTACGTGCACCGGCGCACCTCGAGCGAGGGCCTGCCGCTCAACCTCGTGCACCGGGACGTGAATCCGCCCAACATCCTGCTGTCGCGCATCGGCGAGGTGAAGCTGGGAGACTTCGGGGTGGCGCGCGCGGCCATTCACGTCCGGCTCACGCGGGCGGACCGGGTGCGCGGCAAGCTGGGCTACCTGGCGCCGGAGCAGGCGCGAGGCCAGGCCTTCGACGGGCGAGCGGATCTCTTCGCGCTCGGACTCACGCTGCATGAGGCGCTCACGGGACAGCGCGTCTTCCAGGGAGAGGATGCCTCGGACATGGTGCGCGGCGCCCCGCCGCCCTTCCTCGTGCCGCCCTCGGCGCACCGCCCGGAGGTCCCCCCGGCGCTGGATGCCGCCATCATGGAGCTGCTGCGGTGGCAGGTGGCGGACCGCACGGACCGGGGCCAGAGGCTGCGTGAGCAACTGTGTGCCCTGACGGGAGCGTCCGCGCCCCTTCCCCACGGACAGCGGGAACTGGGCCGCCTGGTGCAGGAAGCCCTCGCGCGCAAGGCGGGCCTGGTTCCGGTGCGAAACACGGAGCAGGAGACCCGGGTGGAGCACCTCTCCTCCCCGGCGAGCAGTGAGGCGCCCACGGCGGTGCTGCCGGGCGGAGATCCGCTCGCGGAGTGCCCGGTGTCCCATGGAATCAAGGATGGAATCGGCCGGTGA
- a CDS encoding methyl-accepting chemotaxis protein, translated as MLLKNFTIARKLQLGFGLLVVLLAAVIWGSYIFFQMLVNNDGYYRSHDVRLELHVLGINMMDMEHRALEYAFTGNEDILESLPQRQAVFLESHARLNVLTARYPREQELLQQIVDQYQQKFLPHLEREVALRREVDAGRVPLEQLVAYVKEDKGGQSMERMSSASALLQQEVVEQRRRLTEETDAQTLSVSRMLVTGGVAGPVLAVLLAWLLSRSIVRPLHEAMGLTGKLASGDLTAAIEVRGRDEAARIMEGMREMVRRFGGVLGEVRGAVGSLSGASGQVAAAAQALSQGTSTQAASVEETTTSLEQLSASIRQNAETSRQLEGMAVKGAADAQESGQAVNETVEAMAAIAERISIVEEIAYQTNLLALNAAVEAARAGEHGRGFAVVASEVRKLAERSQKAAKEIGSLAGSSVKVAERSGRLLKELVPSIRKTADLVQEVAAVSREQAGGVAQMNRAMVQVDQVTQRNASAAEELSSTAEELAAQAESLQQMMTFFRVVESGWAVQGMGQPARSPRPAPAHLPMSPATQGLKAVAQTLPTPSFPGVPERASFGSDHDFKRF; from the coding sequence ATGCTTCTCAAGAACTTCACCATTGCCCGCAAGCTGCAGCTCGGATTTGGACTCCTCGTCGTGTTGCTCGCCGCCGTCATCTGGGGGTCCTACATCTTCTTCCAGATGTTGGTGAACAATGATGGGTACTACCGCTCCCATGATGTGCGGCTGGAGCTGCATGTCCTCGGCATCAACATGATGGACATGGAGCACCGGGCGCTGGAGTACGCCTTCACGGGCAACGAAGACATCCTCGAGTCCTTGCCCCAGCGTCAGGCCGTGTTTCTCGAGTCCCATGCCCGGCTGAATGTGCTGACGGCCAGATATCCGCGTGAGCAGGAGTTGCTGCAACAGATCGTGGACCAGTACCAGCAGAAGTTCCTCCCCCACCTCGAGCGAGAGGTGGCGCTGCGCCGGGAGGTGGACGCGGGCCGGGTTCCCCTGGAGCAGCTCGTCGCGTACGTGAAGGAGGACAAGGGAGGACAGAGCATGGAGCGTATGTCCAGCGCATCGGCGCTGCTCCAGCAGGAAGTGGTGGAGCAGCGCCGCCGTCTCACGGAGGAGACCGACGCGCAGACGCTGTCTGTCTCCCGGATGCTGGTGACGGGCGGTGTGGCGGGGCCGGTGCTGGCGGTGCTGCTGGCGTGGCTGTTGTCGCGCAGCATCGTCCGGCCGCTGCACGAGGCGATGGGGCTCACCGGCAAGCTGGCCTCGGGAGACCTCACCGCGGCCATCGAGGTGCGCGGGCGGGACGAGGCGGCGCGGATAATGGAGGGGATGAGGGAGATGGTGCGGCGCTTCGGTGGCGTGCTGGGAGAAGTGCGGGGAGCGGTGGGCTCGCTGTCGGGAGCCTCGGGGCAGGTGGCGGCGGCGGCACAGGCGCTGTCGCAGGGCACCAGCACGCAGGCGGCCTCGGTGGAGGAGACGACGACGAGCCTGGAGCAGCTGAGCGCCTCCATCCGCCAGAACGCGGAGACGAGCAGGCAGTTGGAGGGGATGGCGGTGAAGGGCGCGGCGGACGCGCAGGAGAGCGGACAGGCGGTGAACGAGACGGTGGAGGCGATGGCGGCCATCGCGGAGCGAATCTCCATCGTGGAGGAGATTGCGTACCAGACGAACCTGCTGGCGTTGAACGCGGCGGTGGAGGCGGCGAGGGCGGGGGAGCATGGGCGGGGATTCGCGGTGGTGGCCTCGGAGGTGAGGAAGCTGGCGGAGAGGAGCCAGAAGGCGGCCAAGGAGATAGGGAGTCTGGCGGGCAGCAGCGTGAAGGTGGCGGAGCGCTCGGGAAGGTTGCTCAAGGAGCTGGTGCCGTCGATTCGCAAGACGGCGGACCTGGTGCAGGAGGTGGCGGCGGTGTCCCGGGAGCAGGCCGGGGGAGTGGCGCAGATGAACCGGGCGATGGTGCAGGTGGACCAGGTGACACAGCGCAACGCGTCGGCGGCGGAGGAGTTGTCGTCGACGGCGGAGGAGCTGGCGGCCCAGGCCGAGTCGCTGCAGCAGATGATGACGTTCTTCCGGGTGGTGGAGTCGGGGTGGGCGGTGCAGGGAATGGGGCAGCCGGCGCGCTCGCCGAGGCCCGCACCGGCGCACCTCCCGATGTCCCCGGCCACGCAGGGGCTGAAGGCGGTGGCGCAGACGCTGCCAACCCCGTCATTCCCGGGGGTACCCGAGCGCGCGTCGTTCGGCTCGGACCACGACTTCAAGCGCTTCTAG
- a CDS encoding M20/M25/M40 family metallo-hydrolase, with translation MSGFGIRLVFLVLLGFACTCTPTEEPFEPSGDGLERLQHYIDEQLFDDLSKFVAAQTYRGADLSEAQVVANLQKIQEEVRLQVEQFNEEQKVHKLVPFEWKKSIDGREYWLFGVRVGSGPHRVALSSHLDTVPPGTLAGWEPFKLVKEQRTYFGKEQEFYVGRGSIDDKGPALIAFNVLKAVARQYDGDARLDGVTLEVLFDTSEETDMAMPYYLEDKPEENPDLGVIFDAMWCIRAEKGLERPVFTIKRGTTAPTGVWIESLDTPQGPANQIPDSATAVIRSDSPEALQRFAQQVEALYQNHVFDDPAYRRAQLRVDASGLTNNRLVLETRVSGAQHGSAPDENREEGANPLISLANFLSAQVGTHLARNEISELSRFITWSWGTQVFGEHHPDLLLRNDEVFTAGNGTTYAVTRFYTNPASAPDVAARVAIDIRYALGHHSVAWDGKTEGLVGGKASKSVFQDTFATLLQQFPAEAGYTVGFQTATSFPPDVRLPEGNTFRRVNRAFEQVLDEQCPRRAIGGGTDAKGNTNLIAAGALFSEKMGPPINYHGINEGAPVEDLRKSANILYRLLTDEVEGAAKKASTVRPLFTPMRITPDFH, from the coding sequence ATGTCTGGATTTGGAATTCGACTCGTCTTCCTGGTGTTGTTAGGATTTGCATGCACGTGCACCCCGACAGAGGAGCCGTTCGAGCCCTCGGGCGATGGGCTCGAACGGCTCCAGCACTACATCGACGAACAGTTGTTCGATGACCTCTCGAAGTTCGTCGCGGCCCAGACCTACCGCGGGGCGGACCTGTCCGAGGCCCAGGTCGTGGCCAATCTCCAGAAAATCCAGGAGGAGGTGCGGCTCCAGGTCGAGCAGTTCAACGAGGAGCAGAAGGTCCACAAGCTGGTTCCCTTCGAGTGGAAGAAGAGCATCGATGGCCGGGAGTACTGGCTCTTCGGCGTGCGTGTGGGCTCGGGGCCGCACCGGGTCGCGCTGAGCAGCCATCTGGACACGGTGCCGCCGGGGACGCTGGCGGGCTGGGAGCCCTTCAAGCTCGTGAAGGAGCAACGGACCTACTTCGGCAAGGAGCAGGAGTTCTACGTCGGCCGCGGCTCCATCGACGACAAGGGCCCCGCCCTCATCGCCTTCAACGTCCTGAAGGCCGTGGCCCGGCAATACGACGGCGACGCCAGGCTCGATGGCGTCACCCTGGAGGTTCTCTTCGACACCTCGGAGGAGACCGACATGGCGATGCCCTACTACCTGGAAGACAAGCCGGAGGAGAACCCGGACCTGGGGGTCATCTTCGACGCCATGTGGTGCATCCGCGCCGAGAAGGGACTGGAGCGCCCCGTCTTCACCATCAAGCGCGGGACCACGGCGCCCACGGGCGTGTGGATTGAGTCGCTCGACACCCCCCAGGGGCCCGCGAACCAGATTCCCGACTCGGCCACCGCCGTCATCCGCTCGGACTCGCCGGAGGCCCTCCAGAGATTCGCCCAGCAGGTGGAGGCCCTGTACCAGAACCACGTGTTCGACGACCCCGCCTACCGCCGGGCCCAGCTGCGCGTGGACGCGTCGGGACTGACCAACAACCGCCTCGTCCTCGAGACCCGGGTGAGCGGCGCGCAGCACGGCTCGGCACCGGACGAGAACCGGGAGGAGGGCGCCAACCCGCTGATCTCCCTGGCCAACTTCTTGAGCGCCCAGGTGGGCACGCACCTGGCACGCAATGAGATCAGCGAGCTGAGCCGGTTCATCACCTGGAGCTGGGGCACCCAGGTCTTCGGCGAGCACCACCCGGACCTGCTGTTGCGCAACGATGAGGTCTTCACGGCGGGCAACGGGACGACCTATGCCGTGACCCGCTTCTACACCAACCCCGCGAGCGCCCCCGACGTCGCCGCGCGAGTGGCGATCGACATCCGCTATGCCCTCGGCCACCACAGCGTGGCGTGGGACGGGAAGACCGAGGGACTGGTCGGAGGCAAGGCCTCCAAGAGCGTCTTCCAGGACACCTTCGCGACGCTGCTGCAGCAATTCCCCGCCGAGGCCGGTTACACCGTCGGGTTCCAGACGGCGACCTCGTTCCCGCCCGATGTCCGGCTCCCGGAGGGCAATACGTTCCGGCGCGTCAACCGTGCGTTCGAGCAGGTTCTCGACGAGCAGTGCCCGCGGAGGGCCATCGGTGGTGGAACGGATGCCAAGGGCAATACGAATCTGATCGCCGCCGGCGCGCTGTTCTCCGAGAAGATGGGGCCGCCCATCAACTACCACGGCATCAACGAGGGCGCTCCGGTCGAGGATCTCCGCAAGAGCGCCAACATCCTCTACCGACTGTTGACGGATGAGGTGGAAGGCGCCGCGAAGAAAGCCTCCACCGTCCGGCCCCTCTTCACGCCGATGCGCATCACGCCGGACTTCCACTAG
- a CDS encoding LuxR C-terminal-related transcriptional regulator translates to MRSRRASSSFLTDVAEHAAPCGEHLSHLLPTKLSPPQTTSVLVARGAPLRKMDRGVGGKLVLVTAPLGWGKTTLLTQWYREARAQRLCAWLSLDELDNAPERFFSYLVGAIRRAAPGFDAYIASPLDAQVGLPLDHATSVVLRSLWSLGRELVVVLDDFHVLREPALVRAFSYLIEHSPPHVHWVVASRSLPELGLAKLKLTEQLVALDSRDLSLDGEAIRELGQRLCDTELVPDDVEYLRSCTEGWVAGVKLALLSVGEHSNVGDALREAIGSNRDVARYLADAVLREQSEEVHEFLVLSSVVDQLNGELCNSLLGITHGPALLANLERAQLFIQPLDPQRQWYRYHALFLDFLRSQLACDFGDRIPWLHRAASAWFAEHQRPDEALKHAFASGDRGWCLELTARCAEAWMREGEIASVLHWTEKLTAEEVIRSPALCVAHIACLILSRRYAQASSALRDARHRLAAAHSTSEPGHERLSKQLERLTLLHSILSGAAPGSGIELDAWPGHEDPDVFMAGVLLAAKAYQALRTNRFDAMRRLALSARETLQGLNSPFINGYTDVLIALADRAQGNMKDAAERCEVAFAQANRGRRNPVWVNAATALANARYEQNRLDEAEALCTEVLPLLPQAPAFETCAMAYLVLVRIKSIRGKHTEAWQLLDYLHSVLECGHQTRFLAHVCGEKIRLSLMEQAPERMRVVAQEFGLGERMRRGEWSERRFYDETWERLGLAQAWVLMARGRYGKAHALLETLRASAHDVGYVSRESALLAAIAVCHWRAGDPTAAFAALNRGFALVQRFGFTRGVLDETPGLQEVIVAAATQRKLSHVLPSRYTERFQDVLSAGMSGPREFADPPSAPLEPLTERELQMLKLLAQGLSNQEISERSNVALSTTKWHLRNVFAKLEVTTRTAAIVKAQERLQRNL, encoded by the coding sequence ATGAGAAGTCGTCGTGCGTCATCGTCTTTTCTGACGGACGTCGCGGAGCATGCGGCACCGTGCGGCGAACATCTCTCGCATCTGCTGCCGACGAAGCTGTCTCCGCCGCAGACGACCTCCGTGCTGGTGGCACGTGGCGCGCCGCTGCGGAAGATGGATCGCGGCGTCGGCGGAAAGCTGGTGCTGGTGACCGCGCCGCTCGGCTGGGGCAAGACGACGCTGCTGACGCAGTGGTACCGCGAAGCGCGCGCGCAACGGCTGTGCGCGTGGCTGTCGCTCGACGAGCTGGACAACGCGCCCGAGCGCTTCTTCTCGTATCTGGTGGGGGCGATTCGCCGGGCCGCTCCAGGCTTCGACGCGTACATCGCGAGCCCGCTCGACGCGCAGGTGGGGCTTCCGCTCGACCACGCCACGTCCGTCGTGCTGCGCAGCCTGTGGAGCCTGGGACGTGAGCTGGTGGTGGTGCTCGACGACTTCCACGTGCTGCGCGAGCCGGCGCTGGTGCGGGCCTTTTCGTACCTGATCGAGCACTCGCCGCCGCACGTCCACTGGGTCGTCGCGTCGCGCAGCCTGCCCGAGCTGGGCCTGGCGAAGCTGAAGCTCACCGAGCAGTTGGTGGCGCTCGACAGCCGCGACCTGAGCCTGGATGGCGAGGCCATCCGCGAGCTGGGACAGCGTCTGTGTGACACCGAGCTCGTGCCCGATGACGTCGAGTATCTGCGCTCCTGCACCGAGGGATGGGTCGCCGGCGTGAAGCTGGCGCTGCTGTCGGTGGGTGAGCACTCGAACGTGGGTGACGCGCTGCGCGAGGCCATCGGCTCCAACCGGGACGTGGCGCGCTACCTCGCGGACGCGGTGCTGCGCGAGCAGAGCGAGGAGGTGCACGAGTTCCTGGTGCTGAGCTCGGTGGTGGACCAGCTCAACGGGGAGCTGTGCAACTCGCTGCTGGGCATCACCCATGGCCCGGCGTTGCTGGCGAACCTCGAGCGGGCGCAGCTCTTCATCCAGCCGCTCGACCCGCAGCGTCAGTGGTACCGCTACCACGCCCTGTTCCTCGACTTCCTGAGGAGCCAGCTCGCGTGTGACTTCGGCGACCGCATCCCCTGGCTGCATCGGGCGGCGAGCGCGTGGTTCGCCGAGCACCAGCGGCCGGACGAGGCGCTGAAGCACGCGTTCGCCTCCGGAGACCGGGGCTGGTGCCTCGAACTCACGGCGCGCTGCGCGGAGGCGTGGATGCGCGAGGGGGAGATCGCCTCCGTGCTCCACTGGACGGAGAAGCTGACGGCGGAGGAGGTCATCCGCTCGCCCGCGCTCTGCGTGGCGCACATCGCGTGCCTCATCCTGTCCCGGCGCTACGCACAGGCCTCCTCGGCGCTGCGGGACGCCAGGCACCGCCTCGCGGCCGCGCACTCCACGTCCGAACCGGGGCACGAGCGGCTGTCGAAGCAGCTCGAGCGCCTCACGCTGTTGCACTCCATCCTGTCCGGCGCGGCCCCGGGCTCCGGCATCGAGCTGGACGCGTGGCCGGGCCATGAGGACCCGGACGTCTTCATGGCGGGCGTGCTGCTGGCGGCGAAGGCCTACCAGGCGCTCCGGACGAACAGGTTCGATGCGATGCGCCGGCTCGCGCTGAGCGCGCGCGAGACACTGCAGGGACTCAACAGCCCCTTCATCAACGGCTACACGGACGTCCTCATCGCGCTGGCGGACCGGGCGCAGGGGAACATGAAGGACGCGGCGGAGCGGTGCGAAGTGGCCTTCGCGCAGGCGAACCGCGGCCGGCGCAACCCGGTATGGGTGAACGCGGCGACGGCACTGGCCAACGCCCGCTACGAGCAGAACCGGCTCGACGAGGCCGAGGCGCTCTGCACCGAGGTGCTGCCCCTGTTGCCGCAGGCGCCCGCGTTCGAGACCTGCGCGATGGCCTACCTCGTGCTGGTCCGAATCAAGTCCATCCGCGGCAAGCACACGGAGGCCTGGCAGCTCCTGGACTACCTCCACAGCGTCCTCGAGTGCGGTCACCAGACGCGCTTTCTCGCCCATGTGTGCGGCGAGAAGATCCGGCTCAGCCTGATGGAGCAGGCGCCGGAGCGCATGCGGGTGGTGGCGCAGGAGTTCGGCCTGGGCGAGCGCATGCGGCGCGGAGAGTGGAGCGAGCGGCGCTTCTACGACGAGACCTGGGAGCGGCTCGGGCTCGCGCAGGCGTGGGTGCTGATGGCGCGCGGGCGGTACGGCAAGGCGCACGCGCTGCTGGAGACGCTGCGAGCCAGCGCCCATGACGTGGGCTACGTGTCCCGGGAGAGCGCGCTGCTCGCGGCGATCGCGGTGTGTCACTGGCGAGCCGGAGATCCCACGGCGGCGTTCGCCGCGCTCAATCGCGGCTTCGCGCTGGTGCAGCGCTTCGGCTTCACCCGCGGCGTGCTCGACGAGACGCCGGGGCTGCAGGAGGTCATCGTCGCGGCCGCCACCCAGCGGAAGCTGAGCCACGTCCTGCCCTCCCGGTACACGGAGCGGTTCCAGGACGTGCTCTCGGCGGGGATGAGTGGGCCGCGGGAGTTCGCGGACCCGCCCAGCGCGCCGCTCGAGCCGCTCACCGAGCGCGAGCTCCAGATGCTCAAGCTGCTCGCCCAGGGGCTGAGCAACCAGGAGATCAGCGAGCGCTCCAACGTGGCGCTCTCCACCACGAAGTGGCACCTGCGCAACGTGTTCGCCAAGCTCGAGGTGACCACCCGCACCGCGGCCATCGTGAAGGCCCAGGAGCGGCTCCAGCGGAACCTGTGA